One Glaciihabitans arcticus DNA window includes the following coding sequences:
- a CDS encoding bifunctional [glutamine synthetase] adenylyltransferase/[glutamine synthetase]-adenylyl-L-tyrosine phosphorylase, whose protein sequence is MKRTQTTLTDLARLGFAELGEAGERLASVDASLVPHFANAADPDQALLLLGQLRESAPTDLDALLRDDAAAARLVRVLGASLGLGEFFLRRPAELAALATDLAHPLTPEQYRADLLEAVEGLGGDPAAVALRVRYRRHLARLAAWDLGHVDPLAAMSVAAAALSDLAGAALDAAIDVARRDSKFPAADVAATRLAIIGMGKAGARELNYVSDVDVIFVAEAGEGIENDRAVEIATRLAMQVMRGIHDLASEPELWEVDANLRPEGKDGALVRTLESHLAYYDRWAKSWEFQALLKARPLAGDLELGDRYVEALSPKVWSSASREGFVESVQRMRERVTDNIPHHELDVQLKLGPGGLRDVEFTIQLLQLVHGQTDDAVRQRATLTALDSLADQGYIGRVEAAEFARDYRFLRLLEHRLQLSKLRRTHLMPTDRDALRVLARASGISTGTDDLLEQWKRTKHAVRRLHERLFYRPLLSAVAALPEDGLALSSEQATARLAAIGFSDPAGALRHIAALTGGVSRRATIQRNLLPVMLQWFAEGADPDHGLLAFRRLSEDLGEAYWFLRMLRDSSGAAQRLTQVLSGSRFVSDLFERIPEAAAWLENDDELRPRPLPQLLEESRATVSRHQGEPDAAALALRTARRREILRLAMSAILGTLTVEELGRALSDVTTALLTGVLAIAHVYGDGIEFAIIGMGRYGGAELGFGSDADVMYVYRPAGATHEEAQSRAEGIVRSLSRLTEDLRIPLDLDIGLRPEGKTGAIVRSLESYRAYYARWSLTWEAQALLRARGVVGDAELITEFERLADEVRFPVGISEQDVREIKRIKARVESERLPQAADPSRHLKLGRGSLSDVEWFVQLLQLQHGAEVPGLRTTSTLGALHAAVGEKLVLPEEARRLHDAWIFASRTRSAMTLWTSRTADVLPTDRQQLEGVARLLEYPPGSASRLEEDYLRTTRLARQVFERRFYGTGPANRPTTA, encoded by the coding sequence ATGAAACGCACTCAGACAACGTTGACTGATCTCGCCCGGCTCGGGTTTGCCGAGCTGGGTGAGGCCGGTGAGCGCCTCGCGAGCGTCGATGCGTCCCTCGTGCCGCACTTCGCGAATGCCGCAGACCCCGACCAGGCACTGCTGCTGCTCGGGCAGCTGCGGGAGAGCGCGCCGACCGACCTCGATGCGCTGCTTCGGGATGACGCGGCCGCCGCCCGCCTGGTGCGGGTTCTCGGCGCTTCCTTGGGGCTCGGCGAATTCTTCCTTCGGCGTCCGGCCGAGCTCGCGGCTCTCGCCACGGATCTCGCGCACCCTCTGACGCCCGAGCAGTACCGTGCCGACCTCCTCGAGGCGGTCGAAGGTCTCGGTGGCGACCCCGCGGCCGTCGCGCTGCGCGTGCGCTACCGCCGCCACCTCGCGCGTCTCGCGGCCTGGGATCTGGGCCACGTCGACCCGCTCGCCGCCATGTCCGTCGCCGCGGCCGCGCTTTCCGACCTCGCCGGTGCCGCCCTGGATGCCGCTATCGACGTCGCACGGCGCGACTCGAAGTTCCCCGCCGCCGACGTTGCCGCTACTCGCCTCGCCATCATCGGCATGGGCAAGGCGGGCGCACGCGAGCTCAATTACGTGAGCGACGTGGACGTCATCTTCGTCGCCGAGGCAGGCGAGGGCATTGAGAATGACCGGGCCGTGGAGATCGCCACGAGACTCGCGATGCAGGTCATGCGTGGCATCCACGACCTGGCAAGCGAGCCGGAACTGTGGGAGGTCGACGCGAACCTGCGCCCAGAAGGCAAGGACGGTGCACTCGTGCGCACCCTGGAGTCGCACCTCGCGTACTACGACCGCTGGGCGAAGAGCTGGGAGTTCCAGGCGCTGCTCAAGGCGCGACCTCTGGCCGGCGACCTCGAGCTCGGCGACCGTTACGTCGAGGCGCTGTCGCCGAAGGTCTGGTCGAGTGCCTCGCGCGAGGGCTTCGTCGAATCGGTGCAGCGCATGCGCGAGCGGGTCACGGACAACATCCCGCACCACGAGCTCGACGTGCAGCTCAAGCTCGGTCCGGGCGGCCTGCGCGACGTCGAATTCACGATCCAACTGCTGCAGCTCGTGCACGGACAGACGGATGACGCGGTGCGCCAGCGCGCGACCCTCACCGCCCTCGACTCGCTCGCTGACCAGGGTTACATCGGCCGGGTGGAGGCCGCGGAGTTCGCTCGCGACTACCGGTTCCTGCGCCTGCTCGAGCACCGCCTGCAGCTCTCGAAGCTGCGCCGTACACACCTCATGCCGACCGACCGGGATGCCCTGCGGGTGCTGGCCCGGGCCAGTGGCATCTCCACCGGCACCGACGACCTGCTCGAGCAGTGGAAGCGCACCAAGCACGCCGTGCGACGCTTGCACGAGCGCCTGTTCTACCGCCCGCTGCTGTCTGCGGTCGCCGCCCTGCCTGAGGACGGCCTCGCCCTCTCGAGCGAGCAGGCGACAGCGCGGCTCGCCGCGATCGGCTTCAGCGATCCCGCCGGCGCCCTGCGGCACATCGCGGCGCTCACTGGTGGTGTGTCCCGTCGGGCGACGATCCAGCGCAACCTCTTGCCGGTCATGCTGCAGTGGTTCGCTGAGGGTGCCGACCCAGATCACGGTCTGCTGGCCTTCCGCCGCCTGAGCGAGGATCTCGGCGAGGCCTATTGGTTCCTGCGCATGCTGCGCGACTCCTCGGGCGCCGCCCAGCGCCTCACACAGGTGCTCTCGGGCTCCCGATTCGTCAGCGACCTGTTCGAGCGTATCCCCGAGGCCGCCGCGTGGCTCGAGAACGACGACGAACTGCGCCCGCGCCCCCTCCCGCAGCTTCTCGAAGAATCGCGCGCCACGGTCTCCCGGCATCAGGGTGAACCGGATGCCGCGGCTCTCGCCCTGCGCACGGCCCGCCGTCGGGAGATCCTGCGGCTGGCTATGAGCGCGATCCTGGGCACCCTCACCGTGGAGGAGCTCGGCCGGGCGCTCTCCGACGTGACGACGGCCCTGCTGACCGGGGTGCTCGCCATCGCGCACGTCTACGGCGACGGCATCGAGTTCGCGATCATCGGCATGGGTCGCTACGGCGGCGCGGAACTCGGTTTCGGCTCCGACGCCGACGTGATGTACGTCTACCGCCCGGCGGGTGCCACCCATGAGGAAGCCCAGTCGCGCGCGGAGGGGATCGTGCGCAGCCTGTCCCGGCTCACCGAAGACCTGCGGATCCCGCTCGACCTCGACATCGGCCTGCGCCCCGAGGGCAAGACCGGCGCCATCGTGCGCTCGCTCGAGTCGTACCGTGCCTACTACGCGCGGTGGTCGCTCACCTGGGAGGCCCAGGCGCTGCTGCGCGCCCGCGGAGTGGTCGGCGACGCCGAGCTCATCACCGAGTTCGAGCGACTCGCCGACGAGGTGCGCTTCCCGGTCGGAATCTCGGAGCAGGACGTGCGCGAGATCAAGCGCATCAAGGCCCGCGTCGAGTCGGAGCGCCTGCCGCAGGCCGCCGATCCGTCCCGTCACCTGAAGCTCGGGCGCGGCTCGCTGAGCGACGTCGAGTGGTTCGTGCAGCTGTTGCAACTGCAGCACGGCGCCGAGGTTCCTGGGCTGCGCACCACGTCGACCCTGGGCGCCCTGCACGCTGCCGTGGGGGAGAAGCTCGTGCTTCCGGAGGAGGCCCGCAGGCTCCACGACGCCTGGATCTTCGCCTCGCGCACCCGCTCCGCAATGACCCTGTGGACGAGTCGAACCGCCGACGTGCTGCCGACGGATCGCCAGCAGCTCGAGGGTGTCGCCCGCCTGCTCGAGTACCCGCCCGGCTCCGCCTCGCGCCTCGAGGAGGACTACCTGCGCACCACCCGGCTCGCCCGCCAGGTCTTCGAGCGCAGGTTCTACGGAACGGGACCTGCGAACAGGCCCACGACCGCGTAG
- a CDS encoding UDP-glucose dehydrogenase family protein produces the protein MKNKQIPATPPRISVIGTGYLGATHAAAMAEMGFEVIGVDSDPLKAAALSEGRVPFFEPGLPELILKHVSSGRLRFTTDLADAVALSDVHFICVGTPQQRGSNAANLSYVEDATASVARSLTHDGLIVGKSTVPVGTAQRLRSIIAASTPVGVAAELIWNPEFLREGKAVADTLTPDRIVIGGVTARSEAIMREVYAMPLATGTPLVVCDLATAELVKVSANAFLATKISFINAIAEVCEVAGADVSVLADALGHDVRIGRQFLNAGLGFGGGCLPKDIRALIHRSRELGATKVADLLQQVDEINMSQRLSVIDRALEACGGSVLNRRIGVLGAAFKPLTDDVRDSPALNVAAALHLRGAQVVIYDPEAIATAQQMFPTLTYADSVEEAANGSDVLLLLTEWDEFREIDPVELKKRVVMPVIIDARNYLDAPRWVEAGWSITGLGSNTKSVARAADRQLELLMTGR, from the coding sequence ATGAAGAACAAGCAGATTCCCGCAACGCCTCCTCGTATCAGCGTCATCGGTACGGGCTACCTCGGGGCGACCCACGCGGCCGCCATGGCCGAGATGGGCTTCGAGGTCATCGGGGTCGACTCCGACCCGCTCAAGGCAGCAGCTCTCAGCGAGGGGCGCGTTCCCTTCTTCGAGCCCGGCCTGCCCGAGCTCATCCTCAAGCACGTCTCCAGTGGCCGCCTGCGGTTCACGACAGACCTTGCCGACGCGGTCGCGCTGAGCGACGTGCACTTCATCTGCGTCGGTACACCGCAGCAGCGGGGAAGCAACGCGGCCAATCTCAGTTATGTCGAGGATGCAACGGCGAGCGTCGCCCGCTCCCTCACGCACGACGGACTCATCGTCGGCAAGTCAACGGTGCCGGTGGGAACCGCCCAGCGCCTTCGGTCGATCATCGCCGCGTCGACACCGGTCGGAGTCGCGGCGGAGCTCATCTGGAACCCGGAGTTCCTGCGTGAGGGCAAGGCGGTCGCCGACACCCTGACACCTGACCGCATCGTCATCGGCGGGGTCACCGCGCGCTCGGAGGCCATCATGCGCGAGGTCTACGCGATGCCGCTCGCGACGGGAACCCCGCTCGTGGTGTGCGACCTGGCAACGGCGGAGCTGGTCAAGGTGAGTGCCAACGCGTTCCTCGCCACCAAGATCTCGTTCATCAATGCGATCGCCGAGGTGTGCGAGGTCGCCGGTGCCGACGTGAGCGTGCTCGCCGACGCCCTCGGCCACGACGTGCGCATCGGGCGCCAGTTCCTCAACGCCGGTCTCGGTTTCGGCGGGGGCTGCCTGCCAAAGGACATCCGAGCGCTGATCCACCGCTCGCGCGAGCTCGGCGCGACCAAGGTCGCCGACCTGCTGCAGCAGGTGGACGAGATCAACATGTCGCAGCGCCTCTCGGTGATCGACCGTGCGCTCGAAGCGTGCGGGGGATCGGTGCTCAACCGCCGAATCGGCGTGCTCGGCGCAGCCTTCAAGCCGCTCACCGACGACGTGCGCGACTCGCCTGCCCTGAACGTCGCGGCCGCGCTGCACCTGCGCGGTGCCCAGGTCGTGATCTACGACCCCGAGGCGATCGCCACGGCGCAGCAGATGTTCCCGACCCTCACCTACGCCGACTCGGTCGAGGAGGCTGCGAACGGCTCCGACGTGCTGCTGCTGCTCACCGAGTGGGACGAGTTCCGTGAGATCGACCCGGTCGAGCTGAAGAAGCGGGTCGTGATGCCGGTCATCATCGACGCCCGCAATTACCTCGACGCCCCGCGCTGGGTGGAGGCCGGCTGGTCGATCACCGGCCTCGGCAGCAACACCAAGTCGGTCGCCCGGGCTGCGGACCGTCAACTCGAGCTGCTGATGACCGGACGCTGA
- a CDS encoding glycosyltransferase family 2 protein, with amino-acid sequence MFIFILQLRHMIDGHPEIYMFAIYSALIWALWLAKVLISRRYKPFTGTFTGTTSVVVPVLDEPEDLFRDVLARMVAQRPGEIIVVINGAPNPTLERISEEFAPLVRWVHTPIPGKRNAVMIGTEMSTGDITVLVDSDTVWTDGTLAELVKPFADESVGGVTTRQRILEPNRSWITRWADWLENSRALYSMPAQSALGQVGCLPGRTIAFRRSIMMRVMGRFMNERFMGVFLEVSDDRTLTNLTLKEGYRTVYQHTSLVYTDAPLEIRKLFKQQLRWARGSQYNTLRMLPWMLGHAPVLALFFVMDIILPFLLAGVIAGWIYRAFTGQGYNFYEGILSEYGVQGGVLVVLLLMLVSSVLSMAIRQIRHLSEKPTDFFRLPAFIIVSTAFLMPIRLIGFFRMGHASGWGTRAGAYAGGAANDELVSDLAVAQTAAPVPHGGVLLEASPRRADARIRTAPQAPARRRLNPKAAWPYVIGFSIFALEVFFIVNF; translated from the coding sequence GTGTTTATCTTCATCCTGCAATTGCGCCACATGATCGACGGTCACCCCGAGATCTACATGTTCGCGATCTACTCGGCCCTCATCTGGGCGCTTTGGCTCGCCAAGGTTCTCATCTCCCGCCGGTACAAGCCGTTCACGGGCACCTTCACCGGAACGACCAGCGTCGTCGTTCCGGTGCTGGATGAACCGGAGGACCTGTTCCGCGACGTGCTCGCTCGCATGGTGGCCCAGAGGCCCGGCGAGATCATCGTCGTCATCAACGGTGCCCCGAACCCGACACTCGAACGCATCAGCGAGGAATTCGCGCCGCTCGTGCGCTGGGTGCACACGCCGATTCCCGGCAAGCGCAACGCGGTCATGATCGGTACCGAGATGTCGACCGGGGACATCACCGTTCTCGTGGACTCGGACACGGTCTGGACCGACGGCACCCTCGCGGAGCTCGTCAAGCCGTTCGCCGACGAGAGCGTGGGGGGAGTGACCACGCGGCAGCGCATCCTCGAACCGAATCGCAGCTGGATCACCCGCTGGGCGGACTGGCTCGAGAACTCCCGCGCCCTCTACTCGATGCCCGCGCAGAGCGCACTCGGCCAGGTCGGCTGCCTCCCCGGACGCACGATCGCCTTCCGCCGCTCGATCATGATGCGGGTCATGGGCCGATTTATGAACGAGCGCTTTATGGGCGTCTTCCTCGAGGTGAGCGACGACCGCACCCTCACCAATCTCACTCTCAAGGAGGGCTACCGCACCGTTTACCAGCACACCTCGCTGGTGTACACGGATGCCCCGCTCGAGATCAGGAAGTTGTTCAAGCAGCAGCTGCGCTGGGCGCGCGGCAGCCAGTACAACACGCTGCGGATGCTGCCCTGGATGCTCGGACACGCCCCGGTGCTCGCCCTGTTCTTCGTGATGGACATCATCCTGCCGTTCCTGCTGGCTGGGGTCATCGCCGGCTGGATCTACCGCGCCTTCACCGGCCAGGGGTATAACTTCTACGAGGGAATCCTGAGCGAGTATGGCGTGCAGGGCGGGGTGCTCGTGGTGCTGCTGCTCATGCTGGTTTCCTCGGTGCTCAGCATGGCGATCCGCCAAATCCGGCATCTCTCGGAGAAGCCGACCGACTTCTTCCGGCTTCCCGCGTTCATCATCGTCTCGACCGCGTTCCTCATGCCGATCCGTCTCATCGGCTTTTTCCGCATGGGCCACGCGAGCGGCTGGGGGACCCGGGCGGGTGCCTACGCTGGCGGCGCGGCCAACGACGAGCTCGTGAGTGACCTCGCTGTAGCTCAGACCGCCGCACCCGTCCCGCACGGCGGTGTGCTGCTGGAGGCATCGCCCCGCCGAGCCGACGCCCGAATCCGTACCGCGCCGCAGGCTCCGGCCCGCCGCCGACTCAACCCCAAAGCCGCGTGGCCCTACGTCATCGGCTTCTCGATCTTCGCCCTGGAGGTGTTCTTCATTGTCAATTTCTAA
- the glnA gene encoding type I glutamate--ammonia ligase, with amino-acid sequence MFSDSSEVLKFIKDEDVKFLDIRFTDLPGVQQHFNIPASTVDEEFFSVGQLFDGSSIRGFASIHESDMQLIPDVTTAYLDPFRVEKTLIMVFDIYNPRNGEIYHRDPRQVAKKAEKYLASTGIADTAFFAPEAEFYIFDDVRYEVSQNKSFYSVDSEEGAWNTGRKEEGGNLANKTPFKGGYFPVSPVDKQADLRDDISLKLIDAGLILERAHHEVGSGGQAEINYRFDTMVHAADDILKFKYIVKNTAEQWNKTATFMPKPLFGDNGSGMHTHQSLWADGKPLFYDEAGYGGLSDLARWYIGGLLKHAPAVLAFTNPTLNSYRRLVPGFEAPVNLVYSAGNRSASIRIPITGTNPKAKRIEFRAPDASGNPYLAFAAQLMAGLDGIKNKIEPHEPVDKDLYELPPEEAKNIPQVPASLEEALRALEADHEFLTAGGVFTSDLIQTWIAYKREKEIIPASQRPHPFEYELYFSV; translated from the coding sequence ATGTTCAGCGATTCTTCTGAGGTGCTCAAGTTCATCAAGGACGAGGACGTCAAGTTCCTTGATATCCGCTTCACCGACCTTCCCGGTGTACAGCAGCACTTCAACATCCCCGCGTCCACCGTCGACGAGGAGTTCTTCTCCGTCGGCCAGCTGTTCGACGGCTCATCGATCCGCGGGTTCGCGTCGATCCACGAGTCCGACATGCAGCTCATCCCCGATGTGACCACGGCATACCTCGACCCGTTCCGCGTCGAGAAGACGCTGATCATGGTCTTCGACATCTACAACCCGCGCAACGGTGAGATCTACCACCGTGACCCGCGCCAGGTTGCCAAGAAGGCAGAGAAGTACCTCGCCTCGACCGGCATCGCCGACACCGCGTTCTTCGCGCCCGAAGCCGAGTTCTACATCTTCGACGACGTGCGTTACGAAGTCAGCCAGAACAAGAGCTTCTACTCGGTCGACTCCGAAGAGGGCGCCTGGAACACCGGCCGCAAGGAAGAGGGCGGAAACCTCGCCAACAAGACGCCCTTCAAGGGTGGCTACTTCCCCGTGAGCCCCGTCGACAAGCAGGCCGACCTGCGCGACGACATCAGCCTCAAGCTGATCGACGCCGGACTCATCCTCGAGCGCGCCCACCACGAGGTCGGCTCGGGCGGACAGGCCGAGATCAACTACCGCTTCGACACCATGGTGCACGCGGCAGACGACATCCTGAAGTTCAAATACATCGTCAAGAACACCGCTGAGCAGTGGAACAAGACCGCCACGTTCATGCCCAAGCCCCTCTTCGGCGACAACGGTTCGGGCATGCACACCCACCAGTCGCTCTGGGCGGACGGCAAGCCGCTGTTCTACGACGAAGCCGGTTACGGCGGACTGTCGGACCTCGCACGCTGGTACATCGGTGGACTGCTCAAGCACGCCCCCGCCGTTCTCGCGTTCACGAACCCGACGCTCAACTCCTACCGCCGCCTGGTTCCCGGCTTCGAGGCTCCCGTCAACCTGGTCTACTCGGCCGGCAACCGCTCCGCCTCGATCCGCATCCCGATCACCGGTACCAACCCGAAGGCCAAGCGCATCGAGTTCCGCGCGCCCGACGCCTCCGGTAACCCGTACCTCGCCTTCGCCGCCCAGCTGATGGCCGGCCTCGACGGCATCAAGAACAAGATCGAGCCGCACGAGCCCGTCGACAAGGACCTGTACGAGCTTCCCCCCGAGGAGGCGAAGAACATCCCGCAGGTTCCGGCATCGCTCGAGGAGGCCCTGCGCGCCCTCGAGGCGGACCACGAGTTCCTGACCGCCGGTGGCGTGTTCACGAGCGACCTGATCCAGACCTGGATTGCGTACAAGCGCGAGAAGGAGATCATCCCCGCCTCGCAGCGTCCGCACCCCTTCGAGTACGAGCTGTACTTCAGCGTCTAA
- a CDS encoding trypsin-like serine peptidase — translation MLRTRSRISSTAALGLGVALAIGGGLASASAAEPDSVESWIVPQTQQGGGFWTSEKMEAAVPADVLVAGKTAKTPTAAVEKGAEIVIPRQVASTKAGASTDTDPSTNANPEAPVSHIGKVFFSSGGGNYVCSGNAVSSGNESTVSTAGHCVNEGGGAFVTNFVFVPAYDNGAAPYGQWPAIELVAPTEWTSGGDLSYDTGFAVVSTVNNASLTDTVGGSGLTFNDARGLGYAAYGYPAAAPFNGQTLQSCAGTATADPFGQSQSQGIPCDMTGGSSGGPWFIGSGTGGSQNSVNSFGYTSVSNTMFGPYWGSVIGAAYDSAAN, via the coding sequence ATGTTACGAACACGATCGAGAATCTCCTCAACCGCCGCCCTCGGGCTCGGCGTCGCCCTTGCCATCGGTGGTGGGCTCGCCTCAGCTAGTGCCGCCGAGCCCGACTCCGTCGAGAGCTGGATAGTGCCGCAGACCCAGCAGGGCGGCGGATTCTGGACGAGCGAGAAGATGGAGGCGGCTGTTCCGGCCGACGTGCTCGTTGCGGGCAAGACCGCGAAGACGCCGACCGCAGCGGTCGAGAAGGGCGCCGAGATCGTCATCCCGCGCCAGGTGGCATCGACAAAAGCCGGTGCTTCAACAGACACTGACCCGTCGACCAACGCGAACCCCGAGGCCCCGGTCTCGCACATCGGCAAGGTCTTCTTCTCGTCCGGCGGCGGAAACTACGTCTGCTCGGGCAACGCCGTGTCATCCGGCAACGAGAGCACCGTCTCGACCGCGGGTCACTGCGTGAACGAGGGCGGCGGCGCGTTCGTCACCAACTTCGTCTTCGTGCCGGCCTATGACAACGGAGCGGCGCCTTACGGACAGTGGCCCGCCATCGAGCTCGTCGCACCGACCGAGTGGACCTCGGGCGGTGACCTCAGCTACGACACCGGCTTCGCCGTCGTCTCCACCGTGAACAACGCGAGCCTCACCGACACCGTCGGCGGATCAGGCCTCACCTTCAATGACGCGCGCGGCCTCGGCTACGCCGCCTACGGCTACCCCGCCGCGGCACCGTTCAACGGCCAGACACTGCAGTCCTGCGCGGGCACGGCAACGGCCGACCCGTTCGGACAGTCGCAGTCTCAGGGCATCCCGTGCGACATGACCGGTGGATCCTCGGGCGGACCCTGGTTCATCGGCAGCGGCACCGGCGGATCGCAGAACTCGGTGAACAGCTTCGGCTACACGAGCGTCTCGAACACGATGTTCGGACCGTACTGGGGCTCGGTCATCGGCGCTGCCTACGACTCGGCCGCCAACTAG
- a CDS encoding glycoside hydrolase family 26 protein — MSISKLPRRWWALSGRRELATAAGALGIVLALGATSVFVWNSPGSPVRQAVEAVTPPSREDQLVEERNALLSRVVALESDLDAKDSDLDAIAADKAAIQKALWKTEGELDALIASRGSGRGPVTVAAPSKAGGTTITAPSRSALVSPKSPYLGLFTEQAPFNWATYDATASKVGSTPSVVGYFGGWDENFRANAVTRSWQRSKLPILTWESRPIAAANDVVEEPAYSLPKIIGGDFDAYLTKYARDIVKTGLPLGIRLDHEMNGEWYPWAESNSKGESINGNRPGDYKKMWQHVHDIFEKEGANDLVIWIWSPNITNNLPANHQKDSYLASLYPGDEYVDWVGLSAYLRPNYKADNDFSFSYTFDRSLNSLRGITNKPIYLSEIGASEIGGHKATWIASLFEALEKPANADIIGFNWFSLTVTTYVGGERATNDWRIDSRPDSLRAFIDGLARPASRFTLSAN; from the coding sequence TTGTCAATTTCTAAACTTCCCCGCCGCTGGTGGGCGCTCAGCGGACGCCGTGAGCTCGCGACGGCGGCCGGTGCCCTCGGCATCGTACTCGCCCTCGGAGCCACGAGCGTCTTCGTCTGGAACTCGCCCGGCAGCCCCGTGCGGCAGGCCGTCGAAGCCGTCACCCCACCGTCCCGCGAAGACCAGCTGGTCGAGGAGCGCAACGCGCTGCTCAGCCGGGTCGTCGCGCTCGAATCCGATCTCGACGCGAAGGACTCAGACCTCGACGCGATCGCGGCCGACAAGGCAGCGATCCAGAAGGCGCTGTGGAAGACCGAGGGGGAGCTCGACGCCCTCATCGCATCCCGCGGCAGTGGGCGCGGCCCCGTGACGGTCGCGGCGCCATCGAAGGCGGGCGGCACGACGATCACTGCGCCATCCCGAAGCGCACTCGTCTCACCGAAGTCGCCGTACCTCGGCCTGTTCACCGAGCAGGCGCCGTTCAACTGGGCGACATACGACGCAACGGCCAGCAAGGTCGGCAGCACCCCGAGCGTGGTCGGCTACTTCGGCGGCTGGGATGAGAACTTCCGCGCCAACGCCGTCACCCGTTCGTGGCAACGTTCGAAGCTGCCGATCCTCACCTGGGAGTCGCGACCGATCGCCGCGGCGAACGACGTGGTCGAGGAGCCCGCCTACTCGCTGCCGAAGATCATCGGGGGAGACTTCGACGCCTACCTGACCAAGTACGCCCGCGACATCGTGAAGACCGGCCTGCCGCTCGGCATCCGCCTCGACCACGAGATGAACGGCGAGTGGTACCCGTGGGCGGAGTCGAACTCGAAGGGCGAGTCGATCAACGGCAACCGCCCCGGCGACTACAAGAAGATGTGGCAGCACGTGCACGACATCTTCGAGAAGGAGGGCGCCAACGACCTGGTCATCTGGATCTGGTCGCCCAACATCACCAACAACCTGCCGGCCAACCACCAGAAGGACAGCTACCTCGCCTCGCTTTACCCGGGCGACGAATACGTGGACTGGGTCGGGCTCTCCGCCTACCTGCGCCCCAATTATAAGGCCGACAACGACTTCAGTTTCTCGTACACCTTCGACCGCAGCCTGAACAGCCTGCGGGGGATCACCAACAAGCCGATCTACCTCTCCGAGATCGGGGCGTCGGAGATCGGCGGACACAAAGCGACCTGGATCGCGAGCCTGTTCGAGGCCCTCGAGAAGCCAGCGAACGCCGACATCATCGGCTTCAACTGGTTCTCACTCACCGTCACCACCTACGTGGGAGGGGAGCGCGCCACGAACGACTGGCGCATCGACTCCCGACCCGATTCCCTGAGGGCGTTCATCGACGGTCTCGCCCGTCCCGCAAGCCGCTTCACACTGTCCGCCAACTGA